A genomic segment from Streptomyces sp. NBC_00459 encodes:
- a CDS encoding DUF6328 family protein produces MADTESEVGTLDRGRDETEEERADRKWGELIQEVRVAQTGVQILFGFLLTVVFTPRYEQLGDTEHTIYIITVVLGAAATGALIGPVALHRIVSGRQVKPQAVRWASRLTFAGLVLLFATMISALLLVLRVATHDGYVPWLVAGIAAWYLACWFVVPMWTRLRYTED; encoded by the coding sequence ATGGCGGACACCGAGAGCGAGGTCGGCACGCTCGACCGGGGACGGGACGAGACCGAGGAGGAGCGGGCCGACCGCAAGTGGGGCGAGCTCATCCAGGAGGTCCGGGTCGCCCAGACGGGTGTGCAGATCCTGTTCGGCTTTCTGCTGACCGTCGTGTTCACGCCGAGGTACGAGCAGCTGGGCGACACGGAACACACGATCTACATCATCACCGTCGTCCTGGGCGCCGCCGCCACCGGCGCCCTGATCGGCCCGGTGGCCCTGCACCGGATCGTCTCCGGCCGCCAGGTGAAACCCCAGGCGGTGCGCTGGGCCTCACGCCTGACCTTCGCCGGTCTGGTGCTGCTGTTCGCCACCATGATCTCCGCGCTTCTGCTGGTCCTCAGGGTGGCCACCCACGACGGGTACGTGCCCTGGCTGGTCGCGGGGATCGCCGCCTGGTACCTGGCCTGCTGGTTCGTGGTGCCGATGTGGACGCGTCTGCGCTACACCGAGGACTGA
- a CDS encoding DUF2238 domain-containing protein gives MPAVDDIPRTLPTATDAPRRHLPVLLAGLVAVALAVSVRHPHDLTTWFLETVWILIGLPVLILTWRRFPLTNLLCALLALHALVLMVGGHYTYAQVPLGDWARDTFGLDRNPYDRLGHLMQGFVPALLVRELLSRTSPLRGSRWLAPLTVCACLAFSALFEMFEWAAAVIGGAAADDFLATQGDVWDTQWDMFCALIGATLSLLLLSRVHDRQLAAVHPQSSV, from the coding sequence ATGCCCGCAGTCGACGACATCCCCCGCACCCTCCCGACGGCCACCGACGCCCCGCGGCGGCACCTTCCGGTGCTGCTCGCCGGGCTGGTGGCCGTCGCGCTCGCGGTCTCGGTACGGCACCCGCACGACCTGACGACCTGGTTCCTGGAGACCGTCTGGATCCTGATCGGGCTGCCCGTGCTCATCCTGACCTGGCGGCGCTTCCCGCTCACGAACCTGCTGTGCGCTCTGCTCGCGCTGCACGCCCTCGTCCTGATGGTGGGCGGCCACTACACCTACGCGCAGGTCCCGCTGGGCGACTGGGCGCGCGACACGTTCGGCCTCGACCGCAACCCGTACGACCGGCTCGGCCACCTCATGCAGGGCTTCGTGCCGGCTCTGCTCGTACGGGAGCTGCTGAGCCGTACGTCACCGCTGCGCGGCAGCCGCTGGCTCGCGCCGCTGACCGTGTGCGCCTGCCTGGCCTTCAGCGCGCTGTTCGAGATGTTCGAGTGGGCGGCGGCCGTGATCGGCGGCGCGGCGGCCGACGATTTCCTGGCCACGCAGGGCGATGTGTGGGACACACAGTGGGACATGTTCTGCGCGCTGATCGGGGCGACCCTCTCGCTGCTCCTGCTGAGCCGCGTCCACGACCGGCAGCTCGCGGCGGTGCACCCTCAGTCCTCGGTGTAG